The Candidatus Omnitrophota bacterium genome segment TTGGACGAAATCGAGAGCACTCATCGCATGACCAACTCGCTGACGTGGCGGCTGCTCAATTGGCGGTTTCTTTACCGGGAATGGGCGAAAAGCCCGTGGGTAGGTTTTGGATTGAATAGTACGCCTAAGATCAATCCCATGAGAAACGCGCAAGGCGTTGGACACGATCCACATAACGATTACGTGCGCTACTTGGCGGAAACCGGAGCGCTGGGTTTGGCGGGTTTTTTGGCGTGGGCGATAGGGATTGGAGCGGGGCTGCGGCGCTTGCTGGACGCCGCGGCGGCGGGACCGGCGCGCAGTCTGGCGCTAATGGCAATAGGCGTTTACATCGCCTGGCTGGTTGGGAGTCTGAACGATAACCTCATCACGGCGACGGCGTATCAGTATTGTTTATGGGCAATCTTCGCGGCGGCTTGCGGCTGGACGCAATTGGATTCCAGCCAAACGGACGCGCCGGAGACGGCTCCATGACGCCGCGCCTTGTTACTATACATCCCTTCGATCCTTGGGGAAGCAAAATCGGCGGCATTGAAAGCGCCATTCGGACAATGTTTCAATATGCGCCGGCCGATTGGCCGACGGCGTTGATCGGAGCGACGGAGAATCCCGATCAACGGCCATTAGGAGCGTGGAGAGAATTGGATTTTCACGAAAAAAAACTGGCCTTTTATCCCATACTCAAAGATTTGCAACCAAACCAACGAAGACGGATTCCCTTGTTTCTGCGATTTCCGTTGCGATTGCGTAGAGAAAAATTCGATTTGGATAATGACGTATTGATCTATCACCGCATCGAGCCGCTGGCCTTCGCATCGATTCCCAGCTCAAAAAAGGCGCTGATTTTTCATGGCGATCCCGATGAAATAACAGGACCGCAATCCGAAGTGCGCTGGCGGCATGTTCCTTGGCTGTACCGGAAAATGGAGTCGTTGGCGGTTGGACGCGCCGATAAGATTTTCGCCGTCAGCCGCCGGGGAGTGGAGACGCTGCAAAAGCGATACCCCAAGCGAAGAGAAGATATAATTTTCCAGCCGGTATGGCTAAGCGGCGAATCGTTTCATCCAGCGGAGGATAAAGATAAAGTCCTAACGCAAGTTGCGGAGCGATACGGGTTGCCGCCGAACAAGCGCTTCGTTCTTTTTGCGGGAAGATGGGAGAAGCAAAAACATCCGTTGCTGGCGTTGGAAGCGTTCTCCCAGCTGGCGGAAACGGAAAGAGCCATTCATTTGCTCCTGGCGGGAGAAGGAAGCCTGCAAGCGGAAATGGAGCAGCGCATCCGCCGCTTGAATTTGAGCGGACGGGCGCATCTCTTAGGACCGTTGCCGCCCGAAAGGCTGGCTGAGGCGATGCAAGCCAGCTGCGCTTTATTGAT includes the following:
- a CDS encoding glycosyltransferase family 4 protein, translated to MTPRLVTIHPFDPWGSKIGGIESAIRTMFQYAPADWPTALIGATENPDQRPLGAWRELDFHEKKLAFYPILKDLQPNQRRRIPLFLRFPLRLRREKFDLDNDVLIYHRIEPLAFASIPSSKKALIFHGDPDEITGPQSEVRWRHVPWLYRKMESLAVGRADKIFAVSRRGVETLQKRYPKRREDIIFQPVWLSGESFHPAEDKDKVLTQVAERYGLPPNKRFVLFAGRWEKQKHPLLALEAFSQLAETERAIHLLLAGEGSLQAEMEQRIRRLNLSGRAHLLGPLPPERLAEAMQASCALLMSSHFEGMPILALEALACGLPVVSTAAGEIPAIIENGRSGRIVRDFTPPALAEALRDVVSHPEPYRQKYCVQAASPYQPAAALAAFFAALRQWSKTT